A genomic window from Nitrospirota bacterium includes:
- a CDS encoding adenosylcobalamin-dependent ribonucleoside-diphosphate reductase produces the protein MLRLSPNAIEVLRTRYLRRGPDGTVEETPEALFRRVARAIASAEQRFGSAALAAEWEERFHAAMANLEFLPNSPTLMNAGRPPGQLSACFVLPIDDTLDGVFHTLHDAAMIHRTGGGTGYNFSAVHPAADRRAALEGKASDVVAVLRIFNAATDAMRRGGIRRGASMAILDADHPDITAFIDAKRDPGALRNFNLSVGVTEAFMQAVVDGGPWPLRYPSAGRVVGSVDAAPLFRSIVEAAWATGDPGLVFLDALQRANPTPAVGRIRATNPCGEVPLLPYESCTLGSINLAACLVRQGAGEVFDHERFRALVRLGVRFLDDVVEVNEYPIPELERTAKANRKIGLGVMGLAETFIRLGLPYDSPEAKRTARAIAVAMREAAEAASAELAAERGVFPNWNGSIFAPARRLRRNATLLSIAPTGTLSVIAGTTSGIEPLFGVAFTRRHVLGGRVLPEVSALFARTMEARGLEWQSLIPELAKSGSVQGLAGVPDDLAHLLRGALDLDPLDHLEMQAIFQREVDNAVSKTVNLPADVDVGTVERVYLAAFRMGLKGVTVFRYGSRREQVLSLGTRSHKESGQETASAGDAVRSRRAGAAA, from the coding sequence ATGTTGAGGCTCAGCCCAAACGCGATCGAGGTGTTACGCACGCGCTACTTGCGCCGAGGCCCCGACGGGACCGTCGAGGAGACGCCGGAAGCGCTGTTCCGACGGGTAGCGCGCGCTATCGCGTCTGCGGAGCAACGCTTCGGTTCGGCGGCTCTCGCCGCGGAGTGGGAGGAGCGGTTTCACGCCGCCATGGCGAATCTGGAGTTCCTCCCGAACTCCCCCACGCTCATGAACGCGGGACGGCCTCCGGGCCAGCTTTCCGCGTGTTTTGTGCTCCCCATCGACGACACCCTGGACGGCGTGTTCCATACGCTCCACGACGCGGCGATGATCCATCGCACCGGGGGCGGCACCGGGTACAACTTTTCCGCGGTCCATCCCGCCGCCGACCGCCGCGCCGCGCTCGAAGGCAAGGCGTCGGACGTGGTGGCGGTATTGCGGATTTTCAATGCCGCCACCGACGCGATGCGCCGGGGCGGGATCCGTCGCGGCGCGAGCATGGCGATCCTCGACGCGGATCACCCCGACATCACCGCGTTCATCGACGCCAAACGCGACCCCGGAGCGCTGCGCAACTTCAACCTGTCGGTGGGCGTCACTGAGGCCTTTATGCAGGCGGTGGTGGACGGCGGCCCGTGGCCGCTCCGTTATCCATCCGCCGGGCGGGTGGTCGGGTCCGTGGACGCGGCTCCGCTCTTTCGCTCGATCGTCGAAGCCGCGTGGGCGACCGGTGACCCCGGGCTGGTGTTTCTCGACGCGCTCCAGCGGGCCAATCCCACCCCGGCCGTGGGGCGGATCCGCGCGACGAATCCCTGCGGCGAGGTGCCGTTGCTGCCGTACGAGAGTTGCACGTTGGGGTCGATCAACCTGGCGGCGTGTTTGGTGAGACAAGGAGCGGGCGAGGTCTTCGACCACGAGCGCTTCAGAGCGCTGGTCCGGCTTGGGGTCAGGTTTCTCGATGACGTGGTCGAGGTCAACGAGTACCCCATTCCGGAGTTGGAGCGAACGGCCAAAGCCAACCGGAAGATCGGGTTGGGGGTGATGGGGCTCGCGGAAACGTTCATCCGTCTCGGGCTGCCGTACGACAGCCCCGAGGCCAAACGCACGGCCCGCGCGATCGCCGTGGCGATGCGCGAGGCCGCTGAGGCGGCCAGCGCCGAGCTGGCGGCCGAGCGAGGAGTCTTCCCCAACTGGAACGGGTCGATCTTCGCCCCGGCCAGGCGGCTCCGCCGCAACGCCACGCTGCTGTCCATCGCGCCCACCGGGACGCTGAGCGTCATTGCGGGCACCACCTCGGGCATCGAACCGCTCTTCGGCGTGGCGTTCACGCGCCGTCACGTGTTGGGCGGCCGGGTGTTACCGGAGGTTTCGGCGCTGTTTGCCCGCACCATGGAAGCGCGCGGGTTGGAGTGGCAGTCGCTGATCCCGGAGTTGGCGAAGTCGGGCAGCGTGCAGGGCCTGGCCGGCGTGCCGGACGATCTGGCCCATCTGCTTCGGGGCGCGCTCGACCTTGATCCGCTCGATCACCTCGAGATGCAGGCGATCTTTCAACGCGAGGTGGACAACGCCGTGAGCAAGACCGTGAACCTTCCCGCGGACGTGGACGTGGGAACCGTGGAGCGCGTGTATCTGGCCGCCTTCCGCATGGGGCTCAAAGGCGTCACCGTGTTCCGCTATGGATCCAGAAGGGAACAGGTGCTGTCCCTGGGAACGCGGTCGCACAAGGAGTCCGGACAGGAGACGGCCTCGGCAGGCGACGCGGTGCGGTCCCGCCGCGCCGGCGCAGCCGCGTGA
- a CDS encoding CapA family protein has product MRTHVDAASHPRIVFGGDVMLGRLVKDEILERGPAYPLGSVAPFMRTADLTVVNLECAITGREAVWEGEAKAFYFGAPPAAADSLADAGVDLVSLANNHSLDFGRQGLIDTLALLRERGIAVAGAGRNVEEALAPAVVDRAGIRFGMAAFCDHQQDFAAGADLPGIAFLDLDDEPAARKRFQESLDRMRELGVEWPILSLHWGPNMVWKPSRRFVRLAHAAIEMGYAALFGHSAHIFHGIEVYRGRPIFYSTGDLVDDYAVDPDFENDGQALFEVSLAGLAVREISMRPVFIADCRTTVAEGREFERITRRAVALCADMETLVRREGDRLIITNGRGGERATAGG; this is encoded by the coding sequence GTGAGGACACACGTGGATGCGGCGTCCCACCCGCGAATCGTGTTCGGCGGCGACGTGATGCTGGGTCGGCTCGTCAAAGACGAGATCCTAGAGCGCGGTCCCGCGTACCCCCTGGGTTCCGTGGCGCCGTTCATGCGGACCGCGGATCTCACCGTCGTGAACCTGGAGTGCGCGATCACCGGCCGTGAGGCGGTGTGGGAAGGGGAGGCCAAGGCGTTTTACTTCGGCGCGCCGCCCGCCGCGGCGGATTCGCTCGCGGACGCGGGCGTGGATCTGGTCAGTCTGGCCAATAATCACAGCCTGGATTTCGGGCGGCAAGGCCTGATCGACACGCTGGCGCTGCTTCGAGAGCGCGGCATTGCCGTGGCCGGGGCCGGGCGCAACGTGGAAGAGGCATTGGCGCCCGCAGTGGTGGATCGCGCCGGGATCCGGTTCGGGATGGCCGCGTTTTGCGACCACCAGCAGGACTTCGCGGCCGGAGCCGACCTGCCCGGCATCGCGTTTCTGGATCTGGACGACGAGCCGGCGGCCCGCAAGCGCTTCCAGGAAAGCCTTGACCGCATGCGCGAGCTGGGCGTGGAGTGGCCGATCCTCTCCCTGCACTGGGGTCCCAACATGGTGTGGAAGCCGTCGCGGCGCTTCGTCCGCCTGGCCCACGCCGCGATCGAGATGGGCTACGCCGCGCTGTTCGGGCACAGCGCACACATCTTCCACGGGATCGAGGTCTACCGGGGCCGACCGATTTTCTATTCGACCGGTGATCTGGTCGACGACTACGCGGTGGATCCCGACTTCGAGAACGACGGCCAAGCATTGTTCGAAGTGTCGCTGGCAGGGCTCGCGGTCCGTGAAATCTCCATGCGCCCCGTGTTCATCGCCGACTGTCGGACTACGGTTGCCGAGGGCCGCGAGTTCGAGCGTATCACCCGTCGGGCCGTTGCCCTGTGCGCGGACATGGAGACGCTGGTGCGACGCGAAGGCGATCGGCTGATCATCACCAACGGGCGCGGAGGCGAACGTGCAACGGCGGGCGGCTGA
- a CDS encoding universal stress protein, with protein MRQGAVRRILVPTDFSASSRAALEYAVALGRAFHAEVSVLHVVEEAEREEPEEETETKPLRAAARTDTRRHAERDVQKAVARLRSKGLTTHQRLVEGEPLSQIVKFACEEKADLIVMGAHGREGSPRTWLGCTIERVMRRAPCPVVAVREDHRPSPEEAGGNRETDEEVIVEQLDLPAKP; from the coding sequence ATGCGCCAAGGAGCGGTTCGACGAATTCTGGTACCGACGGATTTCTCGGCGAGTTCGAGGGCGGCATTGGAGTATGCGGTCGCTCTGGGCCGCGCGTTTCACGCCGAGGTGTCCGTTCTCCACGTCGTGGAGGAGGCGGAGCGCGAGGAACCCGAGGAGGAAACAGAGACCAAGCCGCTCCGTGCCGCCGCGCGCACCGACACGCGGCGGCACGCGGAGAGGGACGTTCAGAAGGCGGTGGCGCGGCTCCGTTCCAAAGGGTTGACCACCCATCAGCGCCTGGTGGAGGGCGAGCCCTTGTCCCAGATCGTGAAGTTCGCGTGTGAGGAGAAGGCGGATCTGATCGTCATGGGCGCCCACGGGCGCGAGGGGTCCCCGCGAACGTGGCTGGGCTGTACCATCGAACGGGTGATGCGACGGGCGCCGTGCCCGGTCGTCGCGGTGCGCGAGGATCACCGACCGTCTCCGGAAGAAGCGGGCGGCAACCGCGAGACCGATGAGGAGGTTATTGTGGAGCAACTCGACCTGCCCGCGAAACCCTGA
- a CDS encoding universal stress protein has protein sequence MTTFSLRTILVPTDFSAGSLAAVEYALALATRTGADLVLLHVMEPTVYSVDFALTHPDVSAEVRRGAIESLRQLTEDARGRGIRAEHVLVSGTPFTEIGNVAADRKADLIVMGTHGRTGLAHAMLGSTAERVVRFAPCPVLTVKAVQPQERVP, from the coding sequence ATGACGACCTTTTCTCTTCGGACAATCCTGGTACCAACCGATTTCTCCGCGGGCTCGCTCGCCGCGGTGGAGTACGCGCTCGCGCTGGCAACGCGGACAGGTGCCGACCTCGTCCTGCTCCACGTCATGGAACCGACGGTCTATTCCGTGGACTTTGCGCTCACGCACCCGGACGTCTCGGCTGAGGTCAGGCGGGGAGCGATCGAGTCGCTGCGGCAACTGACCGAAGACGCGCGTGGTCGCGGGATCCGCGCGGAACACGTTCTCGTCTCGGGCACGCCCTTCACCGAGATCGGCAACGTCGCTGCCGATCGGAAAGCGGATCTGATCGTGATGGGAACCCACGGCAGAACCGGTCTGGCGCACGCAATGCTGGGCAGTACGGCCGAACGAGTGGTCCGCTTTGCGCCTTGTCCGGTGCTGACCGTCAAGGCGGTTCAACCCCAGGAGAGGGTCCCATGA
- a CDS encoding dienelactone hydrolase family protein, with amino-acid sequence MQRRAADKRITPVRVVGGEGVTLEGELAIPDNARGVVIFAHGSGSSRHSPRNQFVARELRSAGLGTLLFDLLTSKEDAVYETRFDIDLLSKRLAVATTWFRQQPGGKGLGIGYFGASTGAAAALIAAAEMGSGVGAVVSRGGRPDMAERELSRVTAPTLLIVGGLDDVVIDLNRRAYTQLRCEKEIVIVPGATHLFEEPGTLEEVARLASEWFVRWLPPKG; translated from the coding sequence GTGCAACGGCGGGCGGCTGACAAGCGGATCACACCCGTGCGGGTTGTGGGCGGGGAGGGGGTGACGCTCGAAGGCGAGTTGGCCATCCCCGACAACGCGCGGGGCGTGGTGATCTTCGCCCACGGCAGCGGCAGCAGCCGCCACAGCCCGCGCAACCAGTTCGTGGCCAGGGAACTGCGAAGCGCTGGGCTCGGTACATTGTTGTTCGACCTCCTGACGTCGAAGGAGGACGCGGTCTACGAAACACGGTTCGATATCGACCTGTTGTCAAAGCGACTGGCTGTAGCGACGACCTGGTTCAGGCAACAGCCGGGCGGAAAAGGACTGGGCATCGGGTACTTCGGCGCGAGCACGGGAGCGGCTGCGGCCTTGATCGCTGCGGCCGAGATGGGCTCAGGGGTCGGCGCGGTGGTGTCGCGGGGCGGACGGCCCGACATGGCGGAGCGCGAGCTGTCCCGCGTCACCGCGCCCACGCTGTTGATCGTGGGCGGGCTCGATGATGTGGTCATCGATCTGAACCGCCGGGCGTACACGCAGCTCAGGTGTGAAAAGGAGATCGTGATCGTTCCCGGCGCCACGCACCTGTTCGAGGAGCCCGGCACGCTGGAGGAGGTCGCGCGCCTGGCTTCGGAGTGGTTCGTGCGGTGGCTGCCTCCAAAAGGCTGA
- a CDS encoding AAA family ATPase codes for MSAELIRCLQDPALYDHPVERFEVMETHISWVLLTGPYAYKVKKPVNFGFVDFSTLEKRRFFCQEELRLNRRLAPEWYLDVVPITGAVEHPRVRGPGPVIEYAVKMRQFPHEARLDLVLARGELTPDRLDALVDAVADFHRRAAIARPDTPFGTSDRVAERIRENLVTIQERVMDPADQPRIRELARDSEAGYAVLAKTFAARKRDGFIRECHGDLHLGNVAWVDDGPLIFDCIEFNEDLRWIDVMSEMAFLVMDLSDRGAAALARRALNAYLEGTGDYAGLRVFAYYHAYRALVRAKVACLAWSQAEPDSAKRARLLGEYRGYLELASRSSPPGPPFLAITCGVSGSGKSTVAEGVVEQLGAIRIRSDVERKRLFGLPPRARTGAGLDEGLYAPDAGVRTYARLAELALAVLDAGFSVVVDAAFLTMAQRRTLRAVAERRRVPFVILDIRAAEAELRARVAKRAGEGRDASDADLAVLSRQLVTREPLDDDERAHAVTVDTTFPLEPQRLTTAIRSVFGVR; via the coding sequence ATGTCCGCAGAGCTGATCCGCTGCCTCCAGGACCCCGCTCTCTACGATCACCCGGTCGAGCGCTTCGAGGTCATGGAAACGCACATCTCGTGGGTCCTGCTCACCGGACCCTACGCGTACAAGGTCAAGAAGCCGGTGAACTTCGGGTTTGTGGATTTCTCGACGCTGGAGAAGCGGCGTTTCTTCTGTCAGGAAGAACTGCGGTTGAACCGCCGGTTGGCGCCAGAATGGTATCTCGATGTGGTGCCGATCACCGGGGCGGTCGAGCACCCACGCGTACGCGGGCCGGGCCCGGTCATTGAGTACGCGGTGAAGATGCGGCAGTTTCCGCACGAGGCGCGGTTGGACCTGGTCCTGGCGCGGGGAGAGCTGACGCCGGACCGCCTCGATGCCTTGGTCGATGCCGTGGCCGACTTCCACCGCCGTGCAGCGATCGCAAGGCCCGACACGCCCTTCGGCACTTCCGACCGAGTGGCCGAACGAATCCGGGAGAACCTCGTGACGATTCAGGAACGCGTCATGGATCCGGCGGATCAGCCGCGTATTCGAGAGCTGGCACGCGACAGCGAAGCGGGCTACGCCGTGCTCGCCAAGACGTTCGCCGCTCGCAAACGCGACGGCTTCATCCGGGAATGCCACGGCGACCTTCACCTCGGGAACGTCGCGTGGGTGGACGACGGGCCGCTGATCTTCGATTGCATCGAGTTCAACGAGGACCTGCGGTGGATCGACGTGATGAGCGAGATGGCGTTTCTCGTCATGGACTTGTCGGACCGCGGCGCGGCCGCGCTGGCGCGCCGGGCGCTCAACGCGTATCTGGAGGGCACGGGAGATTACGCGGGCCTTCGCGTGTTTGCGTATTACCACGCGTACCGGGCCCTGGTGCGGGCCAAAGTCGCGTGTTTAGCGTGGTCGCAGGCTGAGCCCGATAGCGCGAAGCGCGCGCGCCTGCTGGGGGAGTATCGCGGGTATCTGGAATTGGCGAGCCGCTCCTCGCCGCCCGGTCCGCCGTTCCTGGCGATCACCTGCGGCGTCTCGGGCTCGGGCAAGAGCACGGTGGCCGAAGGCGTGGTGGAGCAGTTGGGAGCGATTCGAATCCGCAGCGACGTGGAGCGCAAACGCCTGTTCGGATTGCCGCCGCGCGCTCGAACCGGCGCGGGTCTGGACGAGGGGTTGTACGCGCCGGACGCCGGCGTCAGGACCTACGCCAGACTCGCGGAACTGGCCCTCGCGGTGCTGGACGCCGGGTTCTCGGTGGTGGTCGACGCCGCGTTCCTCACCATGGCCCAGCGACGCACGCTACGCGCCGTGGCCGAGCGGCGACGCGTCCCGTTCGTCATCCTCGACATACGAGCTGCGGAGGCTGAGCTGCGCGCACGCGTCGCGAAGCGGGCGGGCGAGGGGCGGGACGCCTCGGACGCGGACCTCGCCGTGCTCTCCCGACAACTCGTGACCCGCGAACCGTTGGACGATGACGAACGGGCCCACGCCGTCACCGTCGATACGACGTTCCCCCTCGAGCCGCAACGGCTCACGACGGCGATCCGCTCGGTCTTCGGGGTCCGATGA
- a CDS encoding EAL domain-containing protein, with the protein MYRAKETGRNTYQFYTADLNAKAIERLDLETHLRRAQERDEFLLHYQPQVELSTGRIVGIEALIRWSRPDRGMVPPGEFIPVAEETGLIVSIGQWVLRAALAQAKTWQNAGLPPARVSVNVSPRQFRQPEFPATIARALDEAGLPPHSLEIEVTESILVEHEPAVLARFAQLHELGVSFAIDDFGTGYSSLSYLKRFPIDTLKIDRSFVANLAADPDHSAIASAIVSLAHSLRLHVVAEGVETTDQAAFLRSLGCNSAQGYLYSRPLPADAVEPLLRQGSLG; encoded by the coding sequence ATGTATCGCGCCAAAGAAACCGGGCGGAACACCTACCAGTTCTACACGGCCGACTTGAACGCCAAGGCGATCGAGCGCCTCGACCTGGAGACCCACCTTCGCCGGGCACAGGAACGCGACGAATTCCTGCTGCACTACCAGCCGCAGGTCGAGCTGTCCACGGGTCGCATCGTCGGCATCGAGGCGCTCATTCGCTGGTCGCGCCCGGACCGCGGAATGGTCCCTCCGGGCGAGTTCATCCCCGTGGCCGAGGAAACCGGGTTGATCGTCTCGATCGGCCAATGGGTCCTTCGCGCCGCGCTCGCGCAAGCCAAGACCTGGCAGAACGCTGGTCTGCCGCCGGCGCGCGTTTCAGTCAATGTGTCGCCGCGGCAGTTTCGCCAACCCGAGTTTCCCGCCACCATCGCCCGGGCGCTTGACGAAGCCGGACTCCCGCCGCATTCGCTGGAAATAGAGGTCACGGAAAGCATCTTGGTCGAGCACGAGCCGGCCGTACTTGCCCGGTTCGCCCAGTTGCACGAGCTGGGAGTCAGTTTTGCGATCGACGATTTTGGAACCGGCTACTCCTCACTGAGTTATCTCAAGCGATTTCCGATCGACACGCTGAAGATCGATCGGTCCTTTGTCGCCAACCTGGCGGCCGACCCCGACCACTCGGCAATCGCCTCGGCGATCGTCTCATTGGCGCACAGCCTTCGACTTCACGTGGTCGCCGAAGGCGTGGAAACCACGGACCAAGCCGCGTTTCTGCGTTCGTTGGGTTGCAACTCCGCTCAGGGATACCTCTACAGCCGGCCGCTCCCGGCTGATGCGGTCGAGCCCCTGCTGCGTCAGGGCAGCCTCGGCTGA
- a CDS encoding sugar phosphate nucleotidyltransferase — translation MTQPVRCAIVLAGGSGQRLRPFVHRMRGDALPKQYVRFTGSRSLLEQAFDRVERLIPPERVYTIAGVSHLQFPEAEDQLSGRPPGTVILQPENKETAPGVLLPLLHLVARYPDSVVAVFPSDHFIDPEGLFMGYVDLAFQAVEHHPTSLVLLGAEPHHAEPEYGYVVPACNEVGQLNSNFRRVLTFVEKPTPESAKKLVELGALWNTLVMTFRPKTLLDLIARVEPPLRAAFERIRFAIGTPQEARAVEDVYRDLQPVNFSRTVLAATPGRRSPVLLVLPARGVSWSDWGSEQRIMSALNHARQTRYAGSCPLPATSSLPDVV, via the coding sequence ATGACACAACCGGTTCGGTGCGCGATCGTGCTGGCGGGAGGTTCGGGACAACGGCTCCGCCCGTTCGTCCATCGCATGAGGGGCGATGCGCTGCCCAAGCAGTACGTGCGCTTCACGGGTTCGCGGTCCCTGCTCGAGCAAGCGTTTGACCGGGTGGAACGCCTGATTCCGCCTGAACGGGTGTACACGATCGCGGGAGTGTCTCACCTTCAGTTCCCGGAGGCCGAAGACCAACTCAGCGGTCGGCCGCCCGGCACCGTGATCCTCCAGCCCGAAAACAAAGAGACCGCTCCCGGCGTACTGCTTCCGTTGCTCCATCTCGTGGCCAGGTATCCCGATTCGGTGGTCGCCGTGTTCCCGTCCGACCACTTCATCGACCCCGAAGGGTTGTTCATGGGGTACGTGGATCTGGCCTTCCAAGCGGTTGAACACCACCCCACGAGCCTAGTCTTGCTCGGCGCCGAACCCCACCACGCAGAGCCGGAGTACGGGTACGTGGTCCCGGCCTGCAATGAGGTGGGGCAATTGAACTCCAACTTCCGGCGAGTCCTGACGTTCGTCGAAAAGCCGACGCCCGAGTCCGCCAAGAAGCTGGTCGAGCTGGGGGCCTTGTGGAACACGTTGGTCATGACCTTCCGTCCCAAGACACTGTTGGACCTCATCGCGCGCGTCGAGCCCCCGCTGCGCGCGGCGTTCGAACGCATCCGTTTCGCGATCGGCACGCCCCAGGAGGCCCGAGCGGTGGAAGACGTCTACCGCGACCTCCAGCCCGTGAATTTTTCGCGTACCGTGCTCGCGGCGACCCCGGGCCGCCGGTCACCCGTGCTCCTGGTCCTGCCGGCACGCGGCGTCTCCTGGAGCGACTGGGGATCCGAACAACGTATCATGAGCGCGCTCAACCACGCGCGGCAGACCCGTTATGCGGGCTCGTGTCCGTTGCCAGCCACGAGCTCACTCCCGGACGTCGTCTGA
- a CDS encoding plastocyanin/azurin family copper-binding protein — protein MIALFGALVLWSGFQLATAPTASAGEQTVVIETQTFAPQMMKIQVGDRVTWTNRDDTEHFLTSSGPLSRGVATRVDDLEFHQHMIPGSDYSHSFRAPGVYGYFCAIHMGMWGTIVVEP, from the coding sequence TTGATCGCTCTGTTTGGCGCTCTTGTCCTGTGGTCGGGGTTCCAACTTGCGACCGCTCCGACCGCATCCGCGGGTGAGCAGACCGTTGTCATTGAAACGCAGACGTTCGCCCCGCAGATGATGAAGATCCAGGTCGGCGATCGTGTGACCTGGACCAACCGCGACGACACCGAGCATTTTCTCACGTCCTCGGGCCCACTCTCTCGGGGCGTGGCGACCCGAGTCGACGATCTGGAGTTTCACCAGCACATGATTCCCGGCAGCGACTACTCGCATTCCTTCAGAGCGCCCGGCGTGTACGGGTACTTCTGCGCGATTCACATGGGGATGTGGGGCACCATTGTCGTCGAGCCGTAA
- a CDS encoding BCAM0308 family protein, whose amino-acid sequence MTSKGRTQAAKTRAPRTDRRILSQESVQDTYQIRGKLPEPTVCPECGAVFHKGRWTWAARPADAQEHRCPACSRIRDNYPAGTITISGPYLTAHRDELLGQARNEETAQRADHPLSRIMAVEEHPDRVTITTTDLHLPRRIGEALRRAYDGELTIDHEKQSYLVRVTWTR is encoded by the coding sequence ATGACCAGCAAAGGACGAACGCAGGCCGCCAAGACCAGAGCCCCACGCACGGACCGCCGGATTCTTTCTCAGGAATCGGTTCAGGACACGTACCAGATCCGCGGCAAATTACCGGAGCCGACCGTGTGCCCCGAGTGCGGCGCGGTTTTTCACAAAGGCCGCTGGACATGGGCGGCGCGGCCCGCGGACGCCCAAGAGCACCGTTGCCCCGCGTGCAGCCGCATTCGCGACAACTATCCCGCGGGCACCATCACGATCAGCGGTCCCTACCTGACCGCTCACCGGGACGAGTTGCTGGGCCAAGCGCGCAACGAAGAAACCGCCCAGCGGGCCGACCATCCCTTGTCCCGCATCATGGCCGTGGAGGAGCACCCCGATCGCGTCACCATCACCACCACCGACCTGCACTTACCCCGCCGGATCGGCGAAGCGCTCCGCCGCGCGTACGACGGCGAGTTGACGATCGATCACGAGAAGCAGTCCTATCTCGTGCGCGTCACCTGGACCCGTTGA
- a CDS encoding phosphoribosyltransferase family protein — protein sequence MTPLTFRDRAHAARSLVDRLAEYRGQRPLVLAIPRGAVPMAAIIADALGGEVDVVLVRKLGAPGQPELAIGAVDEMGRVSLVHTARDLGISEAYIAREVEAQLKVIRARRSLYTPVHPPIDPAGRVAIVVDDGIATGATMLSALAAVRERKPATLVAAIGVAPADVVWRVQDLSDRVVCLVTPEVMFAVGEFYRDFPSVSDEEVVDILSKHRAPAADSHP from the coding sequence ATGACGCCGTTGACGTTCCGAGATCGCGCCCACGCCGCTCGATCGTTGGTCGATCGCCTGGCCGAATACCGCGGCCAGCGGCCGTTGGTGCTCGCCATTCCACGCGGAGCCGTGCCCATGGCGGCGATCATCGCCGACGCGCTGGGCGGTGAGGTCGACGTGGTGCTGGTCCGCAAACTGGGCGCTCCGGGGCAGCCCGAACTGGCGATCGGCGCGGTCGATGAGATGGGTCGGGTGTCGCTGGTGCACACGGCCCGCGATCTGGGGATCAGCGAGGCCTACATCGCGCGTGAAGTGGAGGCGCAGCTCAAGGTCATCCGGGCGCGACGGTCGCTGTACACGCCCGTCCATCCCCCGATCGATCCGGCCGGAAGGGTGGCGATCGTGGTCGACGACGGGATCGCGACCGGAGCCACCATGCTGTCGGCCCTGGCCGCGGTGCGCGAGCGCAAGCCCGCGACGCTGGTCGCGGCAATCGGCGTTGCTCCGGCGGACGTCGTGTGGCGGGTCCAGGATCTCTCGGACCGGGTCGTGTGCCTGGTGACGCCGGAGGTGATGTTCGCAGTGGGCGAGTTTTACCGGGACTTCCCTTCGGTCAGCGACGAAGAAGTGGTCGACATTCTCAGCAAACACCGCGCACCGGCCGCGGATTCACACCCCTGA